Proteins from one Comamonas flocculans genomic window:
- a CDS encoding GspH/FimT family pseudopilin has translation MTATSITMRANRKNMQGFTVIELMVTVAILAVLASLAAPSFGSIVDRWRVRQVVGDLESTLYYARSEAIKRGGRLSLTKLKNSAGGCQNAPTTEEWGCGWIAFADLNGDGTRQSTEPVLRQFALPGNVNVIRRPSGNSLKFDRWGMTNGNNTLSFVLSPVPAGVSSASTYTVCLAAGGRIRSLPGEIECKAQP, from the coding sequence ATGACCGCAACTTCCATCACGATGCGCGCCAACCGCAAAAACATGCAGGGTTTTACGGTCATCGAATTGATGGTCACGGTCGCCATCCTGGCGGTGCTGGCGTCGCTGGCTGCTCCAAGCTTCGGATCCATCGTGGATCGATGGCGCGTTCGCCAAGTCGTGGGCGATCTGGAATCCACTCTGTATTACGCGCGCTCGGAAGCCATCAAGCGTGGCGGCCGGCTGAGCCTGACAAAACTCAAGAACAGCGCAGGAGGTTGCCAGAACGCTCCAACCACGGAGGAATGGGGGTGCGGCTGGATTGCATTCGCTGACTTGAATGGCGACGGCACGCGGCAGAGCACCGAGCCTGTCTTGCGTCAGTTCGCTTTACCCGGCAACGTCAATGTAATACGTCGCCCGAGCGGCAACAGCCTCAAGTTTGACCGTTGGGGCATGACCAACGGCAACAACACCCTGAGCTTCGTACTTTCACCAGTGCCTGCCGGAGTCAGTTCCGCCAGCACCTACACGGTGTGCCTGGCGGCCGGTGGGCGCATACGGTCCTTGCCCGGCGAAATCGAATGCAAGGCCCAGCCATGA
- a CDS encoding class 1 fructose-bisphosphatase, which translates to MVDHRISLTRYLVEQQRVHGHIPSELRLLLEVVARACKRISFAVNKGELGDVMGSAGTENVQGEVQKKLDIIANETLIEANEWGGHLAAMASEEMEGIYVVPNRYPQGEYLLMFDPLDGSSNIDVNVSIGTIFSVLKKPEGHPGVHDNDFLQPGNCQVAAGYCIYGPQTTLVLTVGDGVAMFTLDREQGSFVLTRENVRIPEDTKEFAINMSNVRHWDAPVKRYIDECLAGEDGPRGKNFNMRWIASMVADVHRILCRGGIFMYPWDKREPRKPGKLRLMYEANPMGWLVEQAGGAATNGRQRILDIQPTQLHERVSVILGSKNEVERVTGYHAEA; encoded by the coding sequence ATGGTCGACCACCGCATCAGCCTCACCCGCTACCTCGTCGAACAGCAGCGCGTGCACGGCCACATCCCGTCCGAGCTGCGCCTGCTGCTGGAGGTGGTGGCGCGCGCCTGCAAGCGCATCAGCTTTGCCGTCAACAAGGGCGAGCTGGGCGACGTGATGGGCAGCGCCGGCACCGAGAACGTGCAGGGCGAGGTGCAGAAGAAGCTGGACATCATCGCCAACGAAACCCTGATCGAGGCCAACGAATGGGGCGGGCACCTCGCAGCAATGGCCAGCGAGGAGATGGAAGGCATCTACGTCGTGCCCAACCGCTACCCCCAGGGCGAATACCTGCTGATGTTCGACCCGCTGGACGGCTCCAGCAACATCGACGTGAACGTCTCCATCGGCACCATCTTCAGCGTGTTGAAAAAGCCCGAAGGCCACCCCGGCGTGCACGACAATGACTTTCTGCAGCCCGGCAACTGCCAGGTGGCCGCCGGCTACTGCATCTACGGGCCGCAAACCACCCTGGTGCTCACCGTCGGCGACGGCGTGGCCATGTTCACGCTGGACCGCGAGCAGGGCTCCTTCGTCCTCACGCGCGAGAACGTGCGCATTCCCGAGGACACGAAGGAGTTCGCCATCAACATGAGCAACGTGCGCCACTGGGACGCGCCGGTCAAGCGCTACATCGACGAATGCCTGGCGGGCGAGGACGGCCCGCGCGGCAAGAATTTCAACATGCGCTGGATCGCCAGCATGGTGGCCGACGTGCACCGCATCCTGTGCCGCGGCGGCATCTTCATGTACCCCTGGGACAAGCGCGAGCCCAGAAAGCCCGGCAAGCTGCGCCTGATGTACGAAGCCAACCCCATGGGCTGGCTGGTGGAGCAGGCGGGCGGCGCGGCCACCAATGGCCGCCAGCGCATCCTGGACATCCAGCCCACCCAGCTGCACGAGCGCGTGAGCGTGATCCTGGGCTCGAAGAACGAGGTCGAACGCGTGACCGGCTACCACGCCGAAGCCTGA
- a CDS encoding PilW family protein: protein MAWQRGVTLVELMVGIAIGLLVVAVAMVALMASRGISGTVSDASQLQQQGAYAMRVIGNQLRQAGSLYLNPDPASAGTGADPMSPVAFETNTTGTEGNNFNQEDTLGKVSTDSSLATAFRRYKDRVFINTDEIALSRNCIGLPKDASEDRKTESNFTLEDAQLKCSGNGSTAQPVIGNVAELQFVYIEQSLGANGSEIQYKKAADVKNWRQVQGIQVCLVVYGTEPVDMPDGSKYMGCDGETEVDMTTLTGPRKNRLHLLLRNTFQLRSQALLEPSI from the coding sequence ATGGCCTGGCAACGCGGCGTCACTCTGGTCGAACTGATGGTCGGCATCGCCATCGGCCTGCTCGTGGTGGCAGTGGCCATGGTGGCCTTGATGGCTTCTCGCGGTATCAGCGGCACGGTCAGCGACGCCAGCCAATTGCAACAACAAGGCGCCTATGCCATGCGCGTCATCGGTAACCAGCTGCGGCAAGCCGGATCGCTTTATCTCAACCCTGATCCAGCGAGCGCCGGAACAGGTGCCGATCCCATGAGCCCCGTCGCCTTCGAAACCAATACCACAGGAACCGAAGGCAATAACTTCAACCAAGAAGACACGTTGGGCAAAGTCAGTACCGATAGTTCACTAGCAACCGCCTTTCGGCGCTACAAGGACCGTGTTTTCATCAACACCGATGAAATCGCTCTGTCACGTAACTGTATTGGTTTGCCAAAAGACGCAAGTGAGGACCGAAAAACAGAAAGCAATTTTACTCTTGAAGATGCTCAACTCAAATGCAGCGGTAATGGTTCGACTGCACAGCCTGTCATTGGCAATGTTGCAGAATTGCAATTTGTTTATATCGAACAATCGTTGGGCGCAAACGGCTCCGAGATTCAATACAAGAAAGCGGCGGACGTCAAGAACTGGCGCCAGGTGCAAGGCATACAGGTCTGCCTTGTCGTTTATGGCACCGAACCTGTAGATATGCCGGACGGCAGCAAGTACATGGGCTGCGATGGTGAAACGGAAGTCGACATGACCACATTGACAGGTCCTCGCAAGAACCGGTTGCACTTGCTGCTGCGCAATACCTTCCAGTTGCGCAGCCAGGCCCTCCTGGAACCAAGCATCTGA
- a CDS encoding BCCT family transporter: MVFHVSIAIVAVLVLLAGLVPGPFNAAMQSALGVVVHGAGWMYLLVVFVTLLFLLYLAFGRLGALRIGGEDAEPEFSRVSWLSMLFAAGMGIGLVFWGAAEPISHFVRPPEGLAPQTSVAARAAMRYAFFHWGLHPWAIYALIGLAMAWFQYNRGGRGLVSDMLEPVLGRHHAGWAGQVVNIAAVVATAIGVATTLGFGTIQIAAGLERVFGIKATQTLQLATIGVAFVLYMASSTSGVERGIKWLSNTNLLLAGLLMLAVLLLGPTGALFDTFTTTLGAYVNQLVTMSLRLSPFSESTWSFDWTVFYWAWWIAWAPFVGAFIARVSRGRTVKEFVIGVVLAPTLLGFAWFAVFGGAALHAQIFGQADLVQALANGYETVLFVLFDSLPASMLLSVVALVLLIIFFVTSADSAVLVLASMSTDEAGDPPLRRRVVWGVAVALIAAALLVAGGLQALQGLITIAALPFALLMLLVIVSLFRVLDGETTRLRRERQQQRHMMQTWVQREMAQQARQYAPAPGAPAPRAPGSPDGG; this comes from the coding sequence ATGGTGTTTCATGTATCGATCGCGATCGTGGCGGTCCTGGTGCTGTTGGCCGGTCTGGTGCCGGGACCCTTCAACGCGGCCATGCAGTCGGCGCTGGGCGTGGTGGTGCACGGCGCTGGGTGGATGTACCTGCTGGTGGTGTTCGTCACGCTGCTGTTCCTGCTCTACCTGGCGTTCGGGCGCCTGGGGGCGCTGCGCATCGGCGGCGAGGACGCCGAGCCGGAGTTTTCCAGGGTGAGCTGGCTGTCGATGCTGTTTGCGGCGGGCATGGGCATAGGCCTGGTGTTCTGGGGCGCGGCCGAACCGATTTCGCACTTCGTGCGGCCGCCCGAGGGGCTGGCGCCGCAGACCTCGGTGGCAGCGCGCGCGGCCATGCGCTACGCCTTCTTCCACTGGGGACTGCACCCCTGGGCCATTTATGCGCTGATCGGCCTGGCCATGGCCTGGTTTCAATACAACCGGGGCGGGCGCGGCCTGGTGAGCGACATGCTGGAGCCGGTGCTGGGCCGCCACCACGCCGGCTGGGCCGGGCAGGTGGTGAACATTGCCGCGGTGGTGGCCACGGCCATCGGCGTGGCCACCACCCTGGGTTTCGGCACCATCCAGATTGCGGCCGGGCTGGAGCGGGTGTTCGGCATCAAGGCGACGCAGACCCTGCAGCTGGCCACGATAGGCGTGGCCTTCGTGCTCTACATGGCCTCCAGCACCAGCGGGGTGGAGCGGGGCATCAAGTGGCTGTCCAACACCAATCTGCTGCTGGCGGGGCTGTTGATGCTGGCGGTGCTGCTGCTCGGGCCGACGGGCGCGCTGTTCGATACCTTCACCACCACCCTCGGGGCTTACGTCAACCAGCTGGTGACGATGAGCCTGCGCCTCTCGCCATTTTCCGAGAGCACCTGGTCGTTTGACTGGACGGTGTTCTACTGGGCCTGGTGGATCGCCTGGGCGCCCTTCGTGGGCGCTTTCATCGCGCGGGTCTCGCGCGGGCGTACGGTCAAGGAATTCGTCATCGGCGTGGTGCTGGCGCCCACGCTGCTGGGCTTTGCCTGGTTTGCGGTGTTTGGCGGCGCGGCGCTGCACGCGCAGATCTTCGGCCAGGCGGATCTGGTGCAGGCGCTGGCCAATGGCTACGAGACGGTGCTCTTCGTGCTGTTCGACAGCCTACCCGCCAGCATGCTGCTGTCGGTGGTGGCGCTGGTGCTGCTGATCATCTTCTTCGTCACCTCGGCCGACTCGGCGGTGCTGGTGCTGGCCAGCATGTCCACCGACGAGGCAGGCGACCCGCCGCTGCGCCGCCGCGTGGTCTGGGGCGTGGCGGTGGCGCTGATTGCGGCGGCGCTGCTGGTGGCCGGCGGCCTGCAGGCGCTGCAGGGCCTGATCACGATAGCGGCGCTGCCGTTCGCGCTGCTGATGCTGCTGGTGATCGTCAGCCTGTTTCGCGTGCTCGATGGCGAGACCACGCGGCTGCGCCGCGAACGCCAGCAGCAGCGGCACATGATGCAGACCTGGGTGCAGCGCGAGATGGCGCAGCAGGCGCGCCAGTACGCTCCGGCGCCTGGCGCGCCCGCGCCGCGAGCGCCCGGATCACCCGACGGCGGCTGA
- the prfB gene encoding peptide chain release factor 2 (programmed frameshift): MEAEQINLIGNTLEDLGERTEALRRYLDYDAKHERLRTVNAALEDPNVWNDPKKAQELGKEKKLLDGVVLTLQKLTQEIADNTELYEMSKDEDDEAGLAAIETEVEKLKPLIEELEFRRMFSKEADPLNCYIDIQAGAGGTEACDWAGMLLRQYLKYAERKGFKATVDEETPGDVAGIKSATIHMEGEYAYGLLRTETGVHRLVRKSPFDSSGGRHTSFASLFVYPEIDDSIHIDINPADVRTDTYRASGAGGQHINKTDSAVRLTHIPTGIVVQCQDGRSQHSNRDVAWQRLRSRLYEHEMQKRMAEQQALEDTKSDVGWGHQIRSYVLDNSRIKDLRTNVEVSATQKVLDGDLDVFIEASLKQGV, encoded by the exons ATGGAAGCAGAACAAATCAACCTGATCGGCAACACTCTGGAGGATCTCGGCGAGCGCACCGAGGCCCTGCGGAGGTATCTT GACTACGATGCCAAGCACGAGCGCCTGAGGACCGTCAACGCCGCGCTCGAAGACCCGAACGTCTGGAACGACCCCAAGAAGGCCCAGGAGCTGGGCAAGGAAAAGAAGTTGCTCGACGGCGTGGTGCTCACGCTGCAGAAGCTCACCCAGGAGATCGCCGACAACACCGAGCTCTATGAAATGAGCAAGGATGAGGACGACGAGGCGGGCCTGGCCGCGATCGAGACCGAGGTCGAGAAGCTCAAGCCGCTGATCGAGGAGCTGGAATTCCGCCGCATGTTCAGCAAGGAGGCGGACCCGCTCAATTGCTACATCGACATCCAGGCCGGCGCCGGCGGCACCGAGGCCTGCGACTGGGCCGGCATGCTGCTGCGCCAATACCTGAAGTACGCCGAACGCAAGGGCTTCAAGGCGACGGTGGACGAGGAAACCCCGGGCGACGTGGCCGGCATCAAGAGCGCCACCATCCACATGGAAGGCGAATACGCCTATGGCCTGCTGCGCACGGAAACCGGCGTGCACCGCCTGGTGCGCAAGAGCCCGTTCGACAGCTCGGGCGGACGCCACACCTCGTTCGCCTCGCTCTTCGTCTATCCCGAGATCGACGACTCCATCCACATCGACATCAACCCCGCCGACGTGCGTACCGACACCTACCGCGCCAGCGGCGCGGGCGGCCAGCACATCAACAAGACCGATTCGGCGGTGCGCCTCACCCACATTCCCACGGGCATCGTGGTGCAGTGCCAGGATGGGCGCAGCCAGCACAGCAACCGCGACGTGGCCTGGCAGCGCCTGCGCTCGCGCCTGTATGAGCACGAAATGCAAAAGCGCATGGCCGAGCAGCAGGCGCTGGAGGACACCAAGAGCGACGTCGGCTGGGGCCATCAGATACGCTCCTACGTGCTGGACAACAGCCGCATCAAGGACTTGCGCACCAACGTCGAAGTCTCGGCCACGCAAAAAGTGCTCGACGGCGACCTCGACGTGTTCATCGAAGCCTCGCTCAAGCAAGGCGTTTAA
- a CDS encoding pilus assembly PilX family protein, producing the protein MKRRASQHGIALFVVIVFVMLSMLLALWASRTSMFNELVVGNDADYQRAFEAAQALLQDAELDIRGQTADGKPCAAPCRQWNFTQLQFPTEAKEINGLVATLNAAEGKCKDGLCARRTGHQDFWNYENDVTPVSPPDAGEVTLDKLTKSGVGARYGEYTGAQLGDKDNPANPILARRGGPKEGGWYWIEVMPYSDAAKTANLIVSSEASNQLSLNLDVYVIYRITALAYGLKDSTKVVLQQTYARQRMKD; encoded by the coding sequence TTGAAGCGTCGCGCGTCGCAACACGGCATTGCCTTGTTCGTAGTCATCGTCTTCGTCATGCTGTCCATGCTGCTGGCGCTGTGGGCATCCCGCACCTCGATGTTCAACGAACTGGTGGTGGGAAATGACGCCGATTACCAGCGCGCCTTTGAGGCCGCTCAAGCGCTATTGCAAGACGCTGAGTTGGATATCCGAGGCCAGACGGCGGACGGAAAACCCTGCGCTGCCCCCTGTCGTCAATGGAATTTCACCCAGCTCCAGTTTCCCACCGAAGCCAAGGAAATCAACGGCTTGGTGGCCACGCTGAATGCTGCCGAAGGCAAGTGCAAGGATGGTCTTTGCGCGCGCCGCACCGGGCACCAGGACTTCTGGAACTACGAGAACGACGTCACTCCTGTAAGCCCCCCGGATGCAGGTGAAGTAACTTTGGACAAACTCACGAAATCGGGCGTCGGTGCTCGCTATGGGGAATATACAGGTGCCCAGCTCGGCGACAAAGACAACCCAGCGAATCCCATTTTGGCAAGGCGGGGCGGACCAAAGGAAGGCGGCTGGTATTGGATTGAAGTCATGCCTTACAGCGATGCGGCAAAGACGGCCAACCTGATCGTCTCCAGCGAAGCATCGAATCAGCTCTCGTTGAACCTTGACGTTTACGTAATTTACCGCATCACGGCCTTGGCATACGGCCTCAAGGACAGCACCAAGGTGGTGCTGCAACAGACTTATGCCCGCCAGAGAATGAAAGATTGA
- the pepN gene encoding aminopeptidase N — protein MRDGNASAVYRLQYAPPAFWIDAVELTFDLDPAKTRVLNKMRVRRNPEVAAQALRLDGEELQLARVQVNGAGTSFKIEEDQLVLENLPEGSEPFDLEIFTTCAPEKNTQLSGLYVSNATFFTQCEAQGFRRITYFLDRPDVMASFSVLLRADKARYPVLLSNGNLVESGELADGRHFARWVDPHKKPCYLFALVAGKLVAREQQITSRAGKEHLLQVWVRPGDLGKTEHAMNSLMAAIAWDETRFGLSLDLERFMIVATSDFNMGAMENKGLNVFNTKYVLASPATATDQDFANIEGVVGHEYFHNWTGNRVTCRDWFQLSLKEGLTVFRDQEFSQDMAGSASARATRRIEDVRVLRSAQFPEDAGPMAHPVRPDSYVEINNFYTVTVYEKGAEVVRMQRTLVGGHEGFARGMKLYFERHDGHAVTCDDFAQAMADANPASPLAQHLEAFKRWYSQAGTPRVKAAGHYDADARTYTLTLMQSCPPTPGQPDKLPFVIPLTLGLVGEDGAALPLQLAGEAAAGETQRTLVLHEASQTFTFEGVAQRPVPSLLRSFSAPVILECDYSDAELLTLLAHDADPFNRWEAGQRLLLRVALSSIADSAEQAGATAINGHIPEDIVDALRAVLADPQLDPAFKELVLTLPSEVYIAEQLDEVDPQQVHAAREALRLQLATALQAQWRSAWEQHQDSGAYRPDAASSGRRALAGLALSMLCLAARSSGDTVWPGKAYQRFKIAANMTERLNALGALIVSDHELARPALERFHERFRDDALVLDKWFALQAARPDRGGNVLPAVQALMQHPDFNLKNPNRARSLVFSYCSANPGAFHRRDGAGYAFWAEQVLALDAFNPQVAARLARALDRWKRLAEPYREAARAAIERVAAAPKLSNDVRELVTHALAD, from the coding sequence ATGAGAGATGGCAACGCCAGCGCGGTCTACCGGCTGCAGTATGCGCCGCCCGCGTTCTGGATCGACGCGGTGGAGCTCACCTTCGACCTCGATCCGGCCAAGACCCGGGTGCTCAACAAGATGCGCGTGCGCCGCAACCCCGAGGTAGCGGCCCAGGCCCTGCGCCTCGATGGCGAAGAGCTCCAGCTGGCGCGCGTGCAGGTCAACGGCGCGGGCACCAGTTTCAAGATCGAGGAAGACCAGCTCGTGCTGGAAAACCTGCCCGAGGGCAGCGAGCCTTTCGATCTGGAAATCTTCACCACCTGCGCGCCCGAGAAGAACACCCAGCTGTCGGGCCTGTACGTAAGCAACGCAACCTTCTTCACCCAGTGCGAGGCCCAGGGTTTTCGGCGCATCACCTATTTCCTGGACCGCCCGGACGTGATGGCCAGCTTCAGCGTGCTCCTGCGCGCCGACAAGGCCCGCTATCCGGTGCTGCTGTCCAACGGCAACCTGGTCGAATCGGGTGAGCTGGCGGACGGGCGCCACTTTGCCCGCTGGGTCGATCCGCACAAGAAACCGTGCTACCTCTTCGCACTGGTGGCGGGCAAGCTCGTGGCACGCGAGCAGCAGATCACCAGCCGCGCCGGCAAGGAGCACCTGCTGCAAGTCTGGGTGCGCCCCGGAGACCTGGGCAAGACCGAGCACGCGATGAACTCGCTGATGGCAGCGATTGCCTGGGACGAGACGCGCTTTGGCCTGTCGCTCGACCTGGAGCGCTTCATGATCGTCGCCACCAGCGACTTCAACATGGGCGCGATGGAGAACAAGGGTCTGAACGTCTTCAACACCAAATACGTGCTGGCCAGCCCGGCCACCGCCACCGACCAGGACTTTGCCAACATCGAAGGCGTGGTCGGCCACGAGTACTTCCACAACTGGACCGGCAACCGCGTCACCTGCCGCGACTGGTTCCAGCTCTCGCTCAAGGAAGGCCTGACGGTCTTTCGCGACCAGGAGTTCAGTCAGGACATGGCCGGCAGCGCGTCCGCGCGCGCCACCCGCCGCATTGAGGACGTGCGCGTGCTGCGCAGCGCCCAGTTCCCCGAAGACGCCGGCCCCATGGCCCACCCGGTGCGTCCGGACAGCTACGTGGAGATCAACAACTTCTATACCGTCACGGTGTACGAAAAGGGCGCCGAGGTGGTGCGCATGCAGCGCACGCTGGTGGGCGGCCACGAAGGCTTCGCCCGCGGGATGAAGCTGTACTTCGAGCGCCACGACGGTCACGCCGTCACCTGCGACGACTTCGCCCAGGCCATGGCCGACGCCAACCCCGCAAGCCCGCTGGCCCAGCACCTGGAGGCCTTCAAGCGCTGGTACAGCCAGGCCGGCACGCCACGCGTGAAGGCCGCGGGCCACTACGACGCCGACGCCCGGACCTACACCCTCACCCTCATGCAGAGCTGCCCACCCACGCCGGGGCAGCCGGACAAGCTGCCCTTCGTCATTCCGCTCACGCTTGGCCTGGTCGGTGAAGACGGCGCCGCCCTGCCCCTGCAACTGGCGGGCGAGGCCGCGGCGGGCGAGACCCAGCGCACGCTGGTGCTGCACGAGGCCAGCCAGACCTTCACCTTCGAAGGCGTGGCGCAGCGCCCCGTGCCCTCGCTGCTGCGCAGCTTTAGCGCACCGGTCATCCTGGAGTGCGACTACAGCGACGCCGAACTGCTGACCCTGCTCGCACACGATGCGGACCCCTTCAACCGCTGGGAAGCGGGCCAGCGCCTGCTGCTGCGCGTTGCTCTTTCTTCCATAGCTGATAGCGCAGAGCAGGCGGGCGCTACAGCCATAAATGGCCATATTCCCGAGGACATCGTCGATGCGCTGCGCGCGGTGCTGGCGGACCCGCAGCTGGACCCCGCATTCAAGGAACTGGTGCTGACCCTGCCCTCGGAGGTCTACATCGCCGAACAGCTCGACGAGGTCGATCCGCAGCAGGTGCATGCGGCGCGCGAGGCTCTGCGCCTGCAACTAGCCACCGCGCTGCAAGCCCAATGGCGCAGCGCCTGGGAGCAGCACCAGGACAGCGGCGCCTACCGCCCGGATGCCGCCAGCAGCGGCCGGCGCGCGCTGGCCGGCCTGGCGCTGTCCATGCTCTGCCTGGCCGCGCGCAGCAGCGGCGACACCGTCTGGCCGGGCAAGGCCTACCAGCGCTTCAAGATTGCTGCCAACATGACCGAGCGCCTGAACGCGCTGGGCGCGCTGATCGTGAGCGACCATGAACTCGCCCGCCCAGCGCTGGAGCGTTTCCACGAACGCTTCCGTGACGACGCGCTGGTGCTGGACAAATGGTTTGCGCTGCAAGCCGCGCGCCCCGACCGCGGCGGCAACGTGCTGCCCGCCGTGCAGGCGCTGATGCAGCATCCGGACTTCAACCTGAAGAACCCCAACCGCGCGCGCAGCCTGGTATTCAGCTACTGCAGCGCCAACCCCGGGGCCTTTCACCGCCGCGACGGCGCAGGCTATGCCTTCTGGGCCGAACAGGTGCTGGCGCTGGACGCCTTCAACCCGCAGGTGGCCGCGCGCCTGGCGCGTGCGCTGGACCGCTGGAAGCGGCTGGCCGAGCCCTACCGCGAGGCCGCGCGCGCCGCCATCGAACGGGTGGCCGCCGCGCCCAAGCTCTCCAACGACGTGCGCGAGCTCGTCACCCACGCCCTGGCCGATTGA
- a CDS encoding MarC family protein, which yields MEFSFLALISAFGKSLLFAMAGVLPIINPLATAPIFVSWTQGMSAAQRRQLAITVGKYVTILLALTMTLGSLVLDLFGISLPVVRVAGGIIVAYNAWLMLNTQQPAHDDTAQMAQTLTEENARLNTFYPLSFPITCGPGSLAAAIAVGASLRTPRITETLANLAGALAGMVLLGVLVATTFRYAVLLLRKLGEVGQLVFLRIMAFMLLSVGVQIVWDGIRGLIATLPTAT from the coding sequence ATGGAATTCTCCTTTCTTGCGCTGATCTCCGCCTTTGGCAAAAGCCTGTTGTTCGCCATGGCGGGGGTGCTGCCCATCATCAACCCGCTGGCCACCGCGCCCATCTTCGTGAGCTGGACCCAGGGCATGAGCGCGGCCCAACGCCGCCAGCTCGCCATCACCGTCGGCAAGTACGTCACCATCCTGCTGGCCCTGACGATGACGCTGGGCTCGCTGGTGCTGGACCTGTTCGGCATCTCGCTGCCCGTGGTGCGCGTGGCCGGCGGCATCATCGTCGCCTACAACGCGTGGCTGATGCTCAACACCCAGCAGCCCGCGCACGACGACACCGCGCAGATGGCGCAGACTCTGACCGAGGAAAACGCCCGCCTGAACACCTTCTACCCGCTGTCCTTCCCCATCACCTGCGGACCCGGCTCGCTGGCCGCCGCCATCGCCGTCGGTGCCAGCCTGCGCACCCCGCGCATCACCGAAACCCTGGCCAACCTCGCCGGCGCGCTGGCCGGCATGGTGCTGCTGGGCGTGCTGGTGGCAACGACCTTCCGCTACGCGGTGCTGCTGCTGCGCAAACTCGGCGAGGTTGGCCAGCTCGTCTTCCTGCGCATCATGGCCTTCATGCTGCTGTCGGTGGGCGTGCAGATCGTCTGGGACGGCATCCGCGGCCTGATCGCCACCCTGCCCACCGCCACCTGA
- a CDS encoding GspH/FimT family pseudopilin, with the protein MPLLPFSCAGVPRQARSQSGFTVIELLVTVAILAVLAALAAPSFNPIIERWRVRGAAEDLQSTIYYARSEAIKRGGGIVIDATGGWSQGWKVGLTSGGAPLREFEALRRVSATQSSSKTKLYVDRWGMVSETDGGVAAAMSILVKPEGKDDGDSSAIRLCIAEGSRVFQKSHGAACA; encoded by the coding sequence ATGCCCCTTTTGCCATTTTCATGCGCCGGTGTTCCTCGGCAAGCCCGCTCGCAAAGCGGGTTCACGGTCATCGAGTTGCTGGTCACGGTTGCTATCCTGGCCGTGCTGGCTGCGCTGGCCGCGCCCAGCTTCAACCCCATCATCGAGAGGTGGCGTGTCCGGGGAGCCGCGGAAGACCTCCAGTCGACCATCTACTACGCACGCTCCGAAGCCATCAAGCGCGGCGGCGGCATCGTGATCGACGCCACGGGCGGATGGAGTCAAGGCTGGAAGGTCGGTTTGACCAGCGGCGGCGCTCCCTTGCGCGAGTTTGAGGCCCTGCGACGCGTATCCGCAACCCAGAGCAGCAGCAAGACCAAGCTCTACGTGGATCGATGGGGCATGGTCTCGGAGACCGACGGCGGCGTTGCGGCTGCAATGAGCATCTTGGTCAAGCCTGAAGGAAAGGACGACGGTGACAGCAGCGCCATTCGTTTGTGCATTGCTGAAGGAAGCCGCGTTTTTCAAAAATCGCACGGCGCAGCCTGCGCCTGA
- the pilV gene encoding type IV pilus modification protein PilV — protein sequence MTSAKYLSRFFMQPRRAKRQTGITLIESLIALVVSALGILGIVGVQMRTLADTQTTVRRAQAIRLIDDLGERMRVNPNAMLKLASFPSGYGQKASDITPADCTATACTPSQQITHDLYQWKLTVEQTLPLGQASIFEAPGEAGVDGTNRRVLGVIISWRANEREGLATDDIDASKVRQNDGSFSAGTDTDNACPADRICHLQYLPVPARCAPYDNGAAELTAYCS from the coding sequence ATGACTTCTGCCAAATATCTTTCAAGGTTCTTCATGCAGCCCAGACGCGCAAAACGCCAAACCGGCATCACGCTCATCGAGTCACTGATCGCTCTCGTTGTTTCAGCGCTCGGCATCCTCGGCATCGTCGGGGTACAGATGCGCACCTTGGCGGACACCCAGACCACCGTCCGACGCGCCCAGGCCATACGCCTGATCGACGACCTGGGAGAACGCATGCGGGTCAATCCCAATGCCATGCTGAAATTGGCGAGTTTTCCGTCCGGCTACGGCCAGAAGGCCAGCGACATCACCCCGGCGGACTGCACTGCGACCGCCTGTACGCCAAGCCAGCAGATCACCCATGACCTGTACCAATGGAAGCTGACCGTAGAGCAGACCCTGCCTCTGGGGCAGGCGAGTATCTTCGAGGCGCCGGGTGAGGCAGGCGTGGACGGCACCAATCGCCGCGTACTGGGGGTCATCATCAGCTGGCGAGCGAACGAGCGCGAAGGCCTGGCCACCGATGACATCGACGCGTCCAAAGTGCGCCAGAACGATGGCAGTTTCTCTGCCGGGACCGATACCGACAACGCGTGCCCGGCAGACCGCATCTGCCACCTGCAGTACCTGCCCGTTCCCGCCCGCTGCGCACCTTACGACAACGGGGCCGCCGAGCTGACTGCCTATTGCTCTTGA